A genomic stretch from Arachis stenosperma cultivar V10309 chromosome 3, arast.V10309.gnm1.PFL2, whole genome shotgun sequence includes:
- the LOC130968440 gene encoding transcription initiation factor TFIID subunit 15 isoform X2 — MTTCSPMINFIPSLVTWFCFWAHGHRTHAGSASPVRRSDADHRYGSDYDNLSRNRGYGNAREAGRYRDPSPPYGRGRVGGRPVGRAFDRPGFNPGLLRGDNVSRNNPNVRPREGDWFCPDPRCGNLNFARRDHCNSCNRPRFASGASPRRAYPGPPPLHAPPRRLPGPSIARSPERAMNGYRSPPRGFARDAPKEYLPPLRHEGRFPDSPHARRERIDYIEDSYRGRNRFDRSPPLDFGPRRPARDDFSGERKVFDRRLPSPPPSAPLLPHRGPWARDVRERSRSPIRGAPPPKDYRQDMYLDRVRDDRRGVGRDKIRGMY; from the exons ATGACAACATGTTCACCAATGATAAACTTCATACCATCACTGGTTACATGGTTCTGTTTTTGGGCCCATG GACATAGAACTCATGCAGGTTCTGCCTCTCCAGTTCGTCGCAGCGATGCAGATCATCGCTATGGTTCTGATTATGATAATTTGTCACGAAATCGTGGGTATGGTAATGCAAGAGAAGCTGGGAGATATCGAGACCCATCACCCCCTTATGGCCGAGGGAGAGTAGGTGGCAGGCCAGTCGGTAGAGCCTTTGATAGGCCTGGCTTCAATCCTGGATTACTTAGAGGGGACAACGTCAGTAGAAATAATCCAAATGTGCGTCCTAGGGAGGGAGATTGGTTCTGTCCGGATCCCAG ATGTGGCAATCTTAACTTTGCAAGGCGGGACCACTGTAACAGCTGTAATAGGCCTCGTTTTGCTAGTGGTGCAAGTCCTCGGAGGGCTTATCCTGGTCCTCCACCACTTCATGCTCCTCCTAGACGCCTTCCTGGCCCCTCGATTGCCCGTTCTCCGGAAAGGGCAATGAATGGCTATAGATCTCCACCTCGGGGTTTTGCCAGGGATGCTCCTAAAGAGTATCTGCCACCACTAAGGCATGAAGGAAGATTTCCGGATTCTCCTCATGCGCGCAGAGAGCGGATAGATTACATTGAAGATTCATACAGGGGGAGAAACAGGTTTGATAGGTCCCCCCCACTGGACTTTGGTCCGAGACGCCCTGCAAGAGATGATTTCTCTGGTGAAAGAAAAGTTTTTGATAGGCGATTGCCATCGCCCCCACCCTCTGCACCTCTCTTGCCTCACCGGGGTCCGTGGGCCCGTGACGTGAGAGAGAGAAGCCGTTCTCCAATAAGGGGTGCCCCACCGCCAAAAGACTATCGCCAAGATATGTACTTGGATCGTGTAAGAGATGATAGGCGTGGTGTGGGACGTGATAAAATTAGAGGAATGTATTAG
- the LOC130968440 gene encoding serine/arginine-rich splicing factor SR45 isoform X1: MASRENNEEAPPHQHHQQPPLLSSLVVRPSTNTTDASPSPDRHRHRDRDRDRDRDPPPPPLHSRSARFPHDPPGHRTHAGSASPVRRSDADHRYGSDYDNLSRNRGYGNAREAGRYRDPSPPYGRGRVGGRPVGRAFDRPGFNPGLLRGDNVSRNNPNVRPREGDWFCPDPRCGNLNFARRDHCNSCNRPRFASGASPRRAYPGPPPLHAPPRRLPGPSIARSPERAMNGYRSPPRGFARDAPKEYLPPLRHEGRFPDSPHARRERIDYIEDSYRGRNRFDRSPPLDFGPRRPARDDFSGERKVFDRRLPSPPPSAPLLPHRGPWARDVRERSRSPIRGAPPPKDYRQDMYLDRVRDDRRGVGRDKIRGMY; the protein is encoded by the exons ATGGCTTCCAGAGAGAACAACGAAGAAGCGCCGCCGCATCAGCACCACCAGCAGCCGCCTCTCTTAAGCAGCCTCGTCGTCCGTCCCTCCACCAACACCACCGACGCCTCTCCTTCACCCGACCGTCATCGTCACCGCGATCGAGACCGTGACCGTGACCGTGACCCTCCTCCTCCACCTCTTCATTCCCGCTCCGCTCGATTCCCACACGATCCTCCTG GACATAGAACTCATGCAGGTTCTGCCTCTCCAGTTCGTCGCAGCGATGCAGATCATCGCTATGGTTCTGATTATGATAATTTGTCACGAAATCGTGGGTATGGTAATGCAAGAGAAGCTGGGAGATATCGAGACCCATCACCCCCTTATGGCCGAGGGAGAGTAGGTGGCAGGCCAGTCGGTAGAGCCTTTGATAGGCCTGGCTTCAATCCTGGATTACTTAGAGGGGACAACGTCAGTAGAAATAATCCAAATGTGCGTCCTAGGGAGGGAGATTGGTTCTGTCCGGATCCCAG ATGTGGCAATCTTAACTTTGCAAGGCGGGACCACTGTAACAGCTGTAATAGGCCTCGTTTTGCTAGTGGTGCAAGTCCTCGGAGGGCTTATCCTGGTCCTCCACCACTTCATGCTCCTCCTAGACGCCTTCCTGGCCCCTCGATTGCCCGTTCTCCGGAAAGGGCAATGAATGGCTATAGATCTCCACCTCGGGGTTTTGCCAGGGATGCTCCTAAAGAGTATCTGCCACCACTAAGGCATGAAGGAAGATTTCCGGATTCTCCTCATGCGCGCAGAGAGCGGATAGATTACATTGAAGATTCATACAGGGGGAGAAACAGGTTTGATAGGTCCCCCCCACTGGACTTTGGTCCGAGACGCCCTGCAAGAGATGATTTCTCTGGTGAAAGAAAAGTTTTTGATAGGCGATTGCCATCGCCCCCACCCTCTGCACCTCTCTTGCCTCACCGGGGTCCGTGGGCCCGTGACGTGAGAGAGAGAAGCCGTTCTCCAATAAGGGGTGCCCCACCGCCAAAAGACTATCGCCAAGATATGTACTTGGATCGTGTAAGAGATGATAGGCGTGGTGTGGGACGTGATAAAATTAGAGGAATGTATTAG